The nucleotide window ATCCTCCAACTTCTCCCATCTAATTTTCTTGAAAGCTTTACTGTTTCaacaaaattgtatttaattaaattaattgattataataaataaatacaaatagtattatataaaataataatatatataattttatgtataaacaataatatatgatttataattgaataagtctgaatttaaaataaaataatatataataatataaattatgttataaaataattaattttataggtattaaaatataaatctctTCTCGTACATGAATAAGAAAAGTTTAGAATATCATATTCGACGTAACAGTAAAACATATGGAATGGAGGTGGTAAAATGGTCATATTTCAGTTACAATATCTTGTAGATAACAACAACTAATTTCAATCACCAAAccaaaacatttaaaatgaaaagaaaatgacaaagtCCGGTAAAGAAAACTTTCAAGTACATGACGTGGTTAGAATTGATCCTCAATGTTTCCCAGCGTCCAAAATTGCTAAGGTCATCAAATCCCTTTAACTCGCTTTGTTCGACtctgaaaaataatgaaaagcaTCAGCTAAATacgtttgaattatttttatttaaaaaaataactattttatttttgtcaacaAATACAcaagtgttttattttatttaatttttttatcaattttaatattaaaaaattcaaataaagactttttttttttaaataacttattcctctatttaatttcttttctcttgataTCATGTCTTTCATATCTTATTCGTTAACGCCAACACAAACTTCCTTTTGTAACCAAATTGGAGCGTTCTCATCTTACCCTTCGCTTCTTCTTCACCATTAAAACAATTACAAACTCCTTCATAACCCCCAAATCACACATTCCTCATTTTGCCATTAAAACCATTAGACACCACCACAACCATAACCACCAACACCAACATCCACCACACACATTACAACAACCGCTCTGAGCCACCATTATTGACCCTACTCATTATGACGAACTACAAATGTCCACCCACCCACAACACAATCAATTTGTTGACAAAATACTGATGATttgttaactatcaaaaattatACCACCTACCCTAACACACAACTAATTGGGAAATCAACTcttatttggtttttgtttggCTTATTGGAAACAATTTCCATGGTCTGTGTGTCACTACTTGACTTCATTCTAAAACAAATCGTAGGACATATtgagattttatttgtttatttggtttattaggattttgtttatttatttggctTATTGAAGGTGGAGGTGATTTTCATGGTGTGTGAGTGACTTATTGATAGTGAAAAGTAATAGATGATGAGTGATTCGAGTTACATCACTCTAGTGTGATTGTTGTTAGAATCACATCAAAATGGTATTTAACTCAATGATGAAATGAAACTAGAGATGTCAATTGGACTTGGATGGCCCAAGACCTAACTTAAAGTATGGGAAAATGGCTTGACTTGAAAAGGCCCGTTTGATACTGTAGCATACTAGATCCAACCCATAGGCTTAGACATAAAGCCCATGGGTTAGCCTAGGCCAAGTGGTATTGTTTAcgttatatttaaaaaattaattaataattataatatatataattaattttttattaacattaatGTAAACAGTAAAGAGTTTGTTTAAAACTCGTCCCGACCTAAAAACCTATTATTGTAGTAAGCCTTAGGCTCAACTTGATAGGTTGTGCTGAAGTCGATCCGGTCCAATCTATAGATATCTCTAAATAGAACTAAGGCTAACTAACATGAACTtacatatcataatataataaaattatacatacatactttcagtatatatatataatgtgtgtGATTGGATGATCttgaattaacaataaaataacaccaaTTATAGAATGgtatattatctgtgtatttaaattaaattatgtataaaaaatatatacatataatattacttgtcATAATAACATcctgtttttattatttttttctctttttttattttatgttttaaaattgtaaaataatataataaataagctacataaataatttattccctatttcttaaataataaaattaaaaaaatccatttCATTTATCTCTATATAAACCTTCCAGGACTCCGGATCTTTTAGACAGTCGCATAGCTCAACTCAATTCATTGTTCGTTTCTAGACAAAACCATGGCTCAaaatctctctcttctctctctcttgttGCTTTCCTACGTCTTCGCACCTTCTCTATCTCAATCATCTGAATCTGATCGGCCCACTGTCTACGAGCTCCTCCCCAAGTACGGCCTCCCGTCGGGCCTCTTGCCGGCAACCGTCGCCAGCTACACCCTCAACGACGACGGCTCCTTCGTCCTCGAGCTCTCCTCCACCTGCTACATCCAGTTCGACTACTTGGTCTATTACGACAAGACCATCACCGGAAAGCTCAGTTACGGCGGCATCACTGACCTCAACGGTATTCAAGTTCAGCGCTTTTTGTTCTGGTTCGATGTCGACGAGATCAAGGTTGATGTGCCGCCATCCGATTCGATTTACTTCCAGGTTGGGTTGATCAATAAGAAGCTCGACGTGGACCAGTTCAAAACTGTCCATCCTTGTCGTGATGATAATTTGGGTCATTCTGGGTCGGGTTGCAGGTCGTGGTATAGTGCCCTGAAGGTATTATTCACTTTTGAGGTGAATTTTAATGATTAGTTGATTGTTTTGACGTGTGAATGGAAAGTTTGTTACTTGGCTGGGTTTTAATTCTAGTTTCCTGGTCGAGTTTGGGTTCTGAAGATAGTTCCTGggttttgggatgaattttagTGACTGCTTGATTGTTTTGATGTGGGCTTTTTGAGATTTAGGACTTGGAAATTGGAACTTAATGGCTTGTTAGgttttaatgtgtttttatGATATGTGTTTGTTGAGTTCTATGATGTGGGTATGTGCTTTTTGCAAAGGATCTGTGATCGTCTTAGCTAAATTCTTGAGTTGTGTCCGTATTATTGAGAAATATGAATGATGCATTTCTTTTGTGGAAGAATATTCTTACACTTTTGGAATGAACGATGAGTTAATGTGGTTAATGATTTGATAATGTCATGTAGGATGACATGTTGGTAAGCAAAGAAAATTTAGGATACTTCTTGGGATGTGTAGTGTTGTTGGATTGGTTGATTGTATGAAAGTGTTATGACCTTTGAGCCTCTCCATTGTGCATTTACTAGGACTgaacatatattatatcatatttttcttttcttatctacACTGAATGCTTtagaagttttggttttggaagGATTTAGTGTCAAGGTTTTTTTGTGGATTGTGACTACTGTGTACATACAAAAAAGCACTTCTTTTTATTGCATTTATGGAGAATTCAAAATGTATCAAGCATTTCTATGTTTTTTGATGAAAGCAGAAATCATGAGACTCACCTTACTTTGGGAGGGTATCTAAGGCACTTTTCATATCCCCATGTTGTATGAGCACTGACCAACTGCTTACCTTTTGCAACTCATTGATCTATGAACCAAAGCGTGAAGATAGTTGTCTCAGTTGGATCAATGTAGAAACGGCTCTTTTGTTAGTAATTCGTGAAGCATTTTATTCATCAATTTGCTTTTTAACTAGACAGGACTTGGAGATATTTGGATTGATTGTCATCATTGAATTATTTCTAGCATTAACTATATTTTTGCATTGAAAGGTTTGCTATTTTGTGTATGGTTTCTGTTTTGAAGGATTTATTCCACGTCCCACctcctctcttcttctttcaccGCAGAGAAGAGTCTTAATGCACTTTCAGTTGTGATGCCATTTGATTGTATAGTTGTTTGAACTTCTATCTTTGTGTTGATTTTCAGCCATTAAGAGACTAAGGTATTAAAGAACTGAAATTGTGCacattttaacataaatatataaatgatctGATCTTCCCTTCTTTGCATCTACTTTTGAGAAATTGACTGATAGTCTTCTACTTTTTCAAGTGGCattattatcttcttttccGTTTTAGACTTATCTTTGCATTCCTGTCTTAAGTTCATTGCTTTGCTGAGAAATGTTTAGTGTATTGCTCATTCTGTATTTTACTAAGATGTTGTTTTTCTATGTCATAACTTCTTGAATCTTTCTACTTGCAGCTGCCAACTCCCCTTGAAGATGAAGTCCAGATGCTAATTACAGAGTAGATGTTATCAAGTGCTTTCTATTAGTATATCTTAGAGTCTTAAAATGGTTGCTAATAGTTCACAGTTTAGAGTTAGTTACACTTTCAGACCCGAAAATCAGGAGTCTGACAGTCTTTTCAAAGCAAGttgtataataatatcatatatatatccAGTTTCAGTCTTCAATGTACCGCTATGTACTCTTGTATTTGAACCTTGTATATACCCGAGGAACAAGTGATGGTACTTGTGTTGTGCCTAGCCTTATAATATGCTTATGAGGTTGGATTTAGATGTGATGTTGAATTAGAGATCTGAGCATGTTGTATTTCAAATGGCTCTCTTGTTGGATTTAGAGGGTTTGTGTTGCAAACCTTCATGGTTTCTTGTCGGAAATCGTAACTTGACACTCCTAGgttaatttatacttaaattagatgcacatataatatattatcatgtgattattCTATACTCTATCAAATTATTCCTTTGACCAATTCCTTGCAGAATGCATCACAAAATATTAAGACACCAGAAAGTACATACATAAATTAGAGCAGAAAATATGTGACGATTTTCACAAAATTCAGTAGCCTCGGATCAGAAGACAGGTTTAACATCTCTCTGAAAGACTCAAACGAAAAGACCACTATATTTTGAGTACAAGAACATCATCTTCTTGAACTCATGAATCAAAATTTACAGccaatataaaattgtaatcaGCATCAAATCTTTCATCAGTAATCTTCATAATCTTCGTCATAGTTGTTGAAatcctcttcatcttcatccccATAATAGATATTCctataatcaatctcttcatccTCCTCATTCTCAACTTCCTCAACCTCAAAGCTGATCTCTTTTTCAACATCCTTCTCCTTGCATTCTCTGTCAATCTTCTCTGGCTCCGGCGTTATCTTCTTGTCGTTCATCAGTTTTTCCAGGACGTCATAGTTCACTTTGGAACTCAAGCGcctcttcttcttgttctcatTATCATCCTCTTCGTCATG belongs to Mangifera indica cultivar Alphonso chromosome 2, CATAS_Mindica_2.1, whole genome shotgun sequence and includes:
- the LOC123209454 gene encoding uncharacterized protein LOC123209454 isoform X2, yielding MAQNLSLLSLLLLSYVFAPSLSQSSESDRPTVYELLPKYGLPSGLLPATVASYTLNDDGSFVLELSSTCYIQFDYLVYYDKTITGKLSYGGITDLNGIQVQRFLFWFDVDEIKVDVPPSDSIYFQVGLINKKLDVDQFKTVHPCRDDNLGHSGSGCRSWYSALKLPTPLEDEVQMLITE
- the LOC123209454 gene encoding uncharacterized protein LOC123209454 isoform X1, whose protein sequence is MAQNLSLLSLLLLSYVFAPSLSQSSESDRPTVYELLPKYGLPSGLLPATVASYTLNDDGSFVLELSSTCYIQFDYLVYYDKTITGKLSYGGITDLNGIQVQRFLFWFDVDEIKVDVPPSDSIYFQVGLINKKLDVDQFKTVHPCRDDNLGHSGSGCRSWYSALKVLFTFELPTPLEDEVQMLITE
- the LOC123209455 gene encoding acetyl-coenzyme A carboxylase carboxyl transferase subunit beta, chloroplastic-like, with amino-acid sequence MADKEKVSKRVAAIEASEINGYFNTKKEMIYKSIIWDLLNKSHNEKNKTRKQEKTKKDDKRKRLAARTNHDEEDDNENKKKRRLSSKVNYDVLEKLMNDKKITPEPEKIDRECKEKDVEKEISFEVEEVENEEDEEIDYRNIYYGDEDEEDFNNYDEDYEDY